A region of Arabidopsis thaliana chromosome 5, partial sequence DNA encodes the following proteins:
- a CDS encoding Auxin-responsive GH3 family protein (Auxin-responsive GH3 family protein; CONTAINS InterPro DOMAIN/s: GH3 auxin-responsive promoter (InterPro:IPR004993); BEST Arabidopsis thaliana protein match is: Auxin-responsive GH3 family protein (TAIR:AT5G13370.1); Has 1807 Blast hits to 1807 proteins in 277 species: Archae - 0; Bacteria - 0; Metazoa - 736; Fungi - 347; Plants - 385; Viruses - 0; Other Eukaryotes - 339 (source: NCBI BLink).), which produces MLPKFDPTDQKACLSLLEDVTTNVKQIQDSVLEAILSRNAHTEYLSGFLNGQADKKSFKKNVPVVTYEDIKPYIDRIANGEPSDLICDRPISVLLTSSGTSGGVPKLIPLTTEELEQRISFASLYRPLLYKYIEGIRERKSFMLYFVTRESETASGILVRTMITCVLKSVTPANSFIWDQSQISPHAITTCSDTTQSMYCQLLCGLLQRDNVGRLGAPFASSFLKIIKFLEDHWPEFCSNIRTGCLSDWITDPQCVSGIGKFLTAPNPELASLIEQECSQTSWEAIVKRLWPKAKCIEAIVTGTMAQYNPLLEFYSGGLPVISTFYGSSECFFGLNLNPLSKPNEVSYTIIPCMAYFEFLEVEKDYESGHDPAENPVVVDLVDVKIGHDYEPVVTTFAGLYRYRLGDVLRVTGFYNNAPQFHFVGRQKVVLSIDMDKTYDEDLLKAVTNASLLLEPHDLMLMDFTSRVDSSSYPGHYVLYWELGRKVKDAKLELDQNVLEECCFTIEESLDAVYRKGRKNDKNIGPLEIKVVKPGAFDKLMNFFLSRGSSVSQYKTPRSVTNEEALKILEANVVSEFLSQKTPSWELHELHSSR; this is translated from the exons ATGTTGCCAAAGTTCGATCCAACAGACCAAAAAGCTTGTCTGTCTCTTCTTGAGGATGTGACTACCAACGTAAAGCAGATTCAAGATTCTGTCTTGGAAGCAATACTTTCACGTAATGCTCATACCGAGTATCTTAGTGGTTTCCTCAACGGTCAAGCTGATAAGaaaagcttcaagaagaaTGTACCCGTTGTAACCTACGAAGATATTAAGCCTTATATCGATCGTATCGCCAATGGAGAGCCGTCTGATCTCATCTGTGATCGACCCATCAGTGTACTCTTGACTAG CTCAGGTACTTCAGGAGGAGTTCCGAAGCTGATTCCTTTGACAACAGAGGAGTTGGAACAGAGGATTTCGTTTGCTTCTCTCTATAGACCTCTACTCTACAA GTACATCGAGGGtattagagaaagaaaatctttcaTGTTATATTTCGTGACTCGAGAAAGCGAGACTGCTTCTGGGATACTGGTCAGGACTATGATAACTTGTGTTTTGAAAAGCGTGACGCCAGCTAACTCTTTTATCTG GGATCAATCACAGATAAGCCCGCATGCGATTACGACTTGTTCAGACACTACTCAGAGCATGTACTGCCAACTGCTTTGTGGGCTTCTACAACGAGATAATGTAGGTCGCCTTGGTGCACCATTTGCTTCATCCTTTCTCAAAATAATCAAGTTCTTGGAGGATCACTGGCCTGAGTTTTGCTCAAACATAAGGACTGGTTGTCTCAGTGACTGGATTACAGACCCCCAATGTGTTTCAGGGATCGGTAAGTTCCTCACTGCTCCTAATCCGGAACTAGCGAGCCTTATCGAGCAAGAATGCAGTCAAACATCATGGGAAGCAATAGTGAAGAGACTATGGCCAAAAGCAAAATGCATCGAAGCCATTGTTACAGGAACCATGGCACAGTACAATCCATTACTGGAATTCTATAGCGGTGGTCTTCCTGTGATTTCAACGTTTTATGGCAGCTCTGAATGTTTCTTCGGTCTCAATCTCAATCCTCTGTCTAAGCCTAATGAGGTGTCGTACACCATCATTCCATGTATGGCTTATTTCGAGTTCTTAGAGGTTGAGAAAGACTATGAAAGTGGTCATGATCCCGCAGAGAATCCTGTTGTAGTCGATCTTGTCGATGTTAAAATCGGTCATGATTATGAACCTGTTGTCACAACGTTTGCTG GTTTGTATAGGTACCGTTTAGGGGACGTTTTAAGAGTGACTGGTTTCTACAACAATGCGCCACAGTTTCATTTCGTGGGAAGACAGAAAGTTGTTCTGAGCATCGACATGGACAAGACCTACGACGAAGACCTCCTCAAGGCAGTGACTAACGCGAGTCTCCTGCTTGAGCCACATGACCTAATGCTCATGGATTTCACTAGCCGTGTGGATTCCTCCTCGTATCCAGGTCACTACGTGCTCTACTGGGAACTCGGGAGAAAAGTCAAGGACGCCAAGCTTGAGCTTGACCAGAATGTTTTGGAGGAATGCTGCTTCACCATTGAGGAGTCTCTGGACGCGGTTTACAGAAAAGGACGAAAGAATGATAAGAACATTGGACCACTTGAGATTAAGGTTGTTAAGCCTGGCGCTTTCGACAAGCTCATGAACTTCTTTCTGTCTAGAGGCTCTTCTGTGAGTCAGTATAAGACACCGAGGTCGGTGACGAATGAAGAAGCCTTGAAGATATTGGAGGCCAACGTTGTGTCCGAGTTTCTTAGCCAGAAAACTCCGTCGTGGGAGCTACATGAGCTGCATTCCAGCCGATAA
- a CDS encoding Auxin-responsive GH3 family protein (Auxin-responsive GH3 family protein; CONTAINS InterPro DOMAIN/s: GH3 auxin-responsive promoter (InterPro:IPR004993); BEST Arabidopsis thaliana protein match is: Auxin-responsive GH3 family protein (TAIR:AT5G13360.3); Has 1602 Blast hits to 1450 proteins in 238 species: Archae - 0; Bacteria - 565; Metazoa - 54; Fungi - 2; Plants - 675; Viruses - 0; Other Eukaryotes - 306 (source: NCBI BLink).): MLPKFDPTNQKACLSLLEDLTTNVKQIQDSVLEAILSRNAQTEYLRGFLNGQVDKQNFKKNVPVVTYEDIRSYIDRIANGEPSDLICDRPISVLLTSSGTSGGVPKLIPLTTEDLEQRISFSSLYAPLLYKHIDGLSEGKSLIFYFVTRESKTANGLMVRTMVTSFLKSIKQTNSFLWDSLQVSPHAITTCADTTQSMYCQLLCGLLERDNVARLGAPFASSFLKVIKFLEDHWPELCSNIRTGRLSDWITDATCTSGIGKFLTAPNPELASLIEQECSKTSWEAILKRLWPKAKCIESIITGTMAQYIPLLEFYSGGLPLTSSFYGSSECFMGVNFNPLCKPSDVSYTIIPCMGYFEFLEVEKDHQEAGHDPTEKPVVVDLVDVKIGHDYEPVVTTFSGLYRYRVGDVLRATGFYNNAPHFCFVGRQKVVLSIDMDKTYEDDLLKAVTNAKLLLEPHDLMLMDFTSRVDSSSFPGHYVIYWELGSKVKDAKFEPNRDVMEECCFTVEESLDAVYRKGRKNDKNIGPLEIKVVKPGAFDELMNFFLSRGSSVSQYKTPRSVTNEEALKILEANVISEFLSRKIPSWELHELHSGR, encoded by the exons ATGTTACCAAAGTTCGAtccaacaaaccaaaaagcttGTCTGTCTCTTCTTGAGGATTTGACCACCAACGTAAAGCAGATTCAAGATTCCGTATTGGAAGCAATACTTTCACGTAATGCTCAAACTGAGTATCTTAGAGGTTTCCTCAACGGTCAAGTCGATAAGCAGAACTTCAAGAAAAACGTACCCGTTGTGACCTACGAAGATATTAGGTCTTATATCGACCGTATCGCTAATGGAGAGCCGTCTGATCTCATCTGTGATCGACCCATCAGTGTACTCTTGACCAG CTCGGGTACTTCAGGAGGAGTTCCAAAGTTGATTCCTTTGACAACAGAGGATTTGGAACAGAGgatttcgttttcttctctctatgCACCTCTACTCTACAA GCACATCGATGGGCTTAGCGAAGGAAAATctctcatattttattttgtgaccCGAGAGAGCAAGACTGCCAATGGGTTGATGGTCAGGACTATGGTTACTAGTTTTTTGAAAAGCATTAAACAGACCAACTCATTTCTTTG GGATAGCTTACAGGTAAGCCCGCATGCGATTACTACTTGTGCAGACACTACTCAGAGCATGTACTGCCAATTGCTTTGTGGGCTTCTTGAAAGAGATAATGTTGCTCGCCTCGGTGCACCCTTTGCTTCATCATTCCTCAAAGTAATCAAGTTCTTGGAAGATCATTGGCCTGAGTTATGCTCAAACATAAGGACTGGCCGTCTCAGCGACTGGATCACAGACGCGACCTGTACTTCAGGGATCGGTAAGTTCCTCACTGCTCCAAATCCGGAACTAGCAAGCCTGATCGAGCAAGAATGCAGTAAAACATCATGGGAGGCAATATTGAAGAGACTTTGGCCAAAAGCAAAATGCATCGAATCCATCATTACAGGCACCATGGCACAGTACATTCCATTGCTGGAATTCTATAGTGGTGGTCTTCCTTTGACTTCATCGTTTTACGGCAGCTCTGAATGTTTCATGGGTGTCAACTTTAATCCTCTGTGTAAGCCTAGTGATGTGTCGTACACCATCATTCCATGTATGGGGTACTTCGAGTTCTTAGAGGTCGAGAAAGACCATCAAGAAGCTGGTCATGATCCCACAGAGAAACCTGTGGTTGTCGATCTTGTCGATGTTAAAATCGGCCATGATTATGAACCTGTTGTCACAACGTTTTCAG GTCTATATAGGTACCGTGTGGGGGACGTTTTAAGAGCGACTGGTTTCTACAACAATGCGCCACATTTTTGTTTCGTGGGAAGACAGAAAGTTGTTCTGAGCATCGACATGGACAAGACCTACGAAGACGACCTCCTCAAGGCAGTGACAAACGCAAAGCTCCTGCTTGAGCCACATGACCTGATGCTCATGGATTTCACTAGCCGTGTAGATTCGTCCTCGTTTCCAGGACACTATGTAATCTATTGGGAACTCGGGAGCAAAGTCAAGGACGCCAAGTTTGAACCTAACCGCGATGTTATGGAAGAATGCTGCTTCACTGTTGAGGAGTCTCTCGATGCTGTATACAGAAAAGGACGAAAGAATGATAAGAACATTGGACCACTTGAGATTAAGGTTGTTAAGCCTGGCGCTTTTGACGAGCTCATGAACTTCTTTCTGTCTAGAGGCTCTTCTGTGAGTCAGTACAAGACACCGAGGTCGGTGACGAATGAAGAAGCCTTGAAGATATTGGAGGCCAACGTTATTTCCGAGTTTCTTAGCCGGAAAATTCCATCGTGGGAGTTACATGAGTTACACTCCGGCAGATAA
- a CDS encoding Auxin-responsive GH3 family protein (Auxin-responsive GH3 family protein; CONTAINS InterPro DOMAIN/s: GH3 auxin-responsive promoter (InterPro:IPR004993); BEST Arabidopsis thaliana protein match is: Auxin-responsive GH3 family protein (TAIR:AT5G13370.1); Has 1506 Blast hits to 1424 proteins in 238 species: Archae - 0; Bacteria - 490; Metazoa - 52; Fungi - 2; Plants - 670; Viruses - 0; Other Eukaryotes - 292 (source: NCBI BLink).) — translation MTPFICTERERDGSDPIHCSQRKDNRKAAIMLPKFDPTNPLATMSVLEDVTTNVKKIQDSLLEAILSRNSQTEYLRGFLTGQLDKQSFKKNVPIVTYEDIKPHIDRIANGEPSDLICDRPISLLLATTGTSGGIPKLIPLTAEELEQRILFGFLYVPLVFKHIEGLTQGKSLMFYFVTRESETVSGLMVRFMITCVLKSVNPTNSFLWDRVQISPHAIAICEDTNQGMYCQLLCGLLQREHVARLGAPYASSFLKVIKFLEDHWPELCSNIRTGRLSDWITDAQCVSGIGNFLTAPDPDLANLIEQECSKTSWEAILSRIWPKAKCIEAVITGTMAQYIPLLEFYGGGLPLVSSWYGSSECFIGINLNPLSKPSDVSYTIIPSMGYFEFIEVVKDRQEAGHVPADPVVVDLVDVKIGHDYELLVTTFSGLYRYRLGDVLRVTGFHNNAPQFYFVGRQNVVLSIDLSKTYEEDLLKAVKNASLLLEPHDLMLMDFTSRVDLSSLPGHYVLYWELGNKFKNAKLDPKSNVLEECCLTVEESLDSIYREGRKNDKIIGPLEIKVVKPGAFDELMNFFLSRGSSVSQYKTPRSVTHEEALNILESNVVSEFLSRKTPSWELHELHSSR, via the exons ATGACACCTTTTATCtgcacagagagagagagagatgggtcAGATCCAATCCACTGCAGCCAGCGCAAAG acaATAGAAAAGCAGCAATCATGTTGCCAAAGTTCGATCCAACAAACCCATTAGCTACCATGTCTGTTCTTGAGGATGTGACGACCAACGTAAAGAAAATTCAAGATTCCCTCTTGGAAGCAATACTTTCACGTAATAGTCAGACCGAGTACCTTAGAGGTTTCCTCACCGGTCAACTCGATAAGCAGAGCTTCAAGAAGAACGTACCCATTGTGACCTACGAAGATATTAAGCCTCATATCGATCGCATCGCTAATGGAGAGCCGTCTGATCTCATTTGTGATCGACCCATCAGTCTTCTCTTGGCCAC CACGGGAACTTCAGGAGGTATTCCAAAGTTGATTCCTCTGACAGCAGAGGAATTGGAACAGAGGATATTGTTTGGGTTTCTCTATGTACCTCTAGTCTTCAA ACACATCGAAGGGCTAACCCAAGGCAAATCtctcatgttttattttgtgacCCGAGAAAGCGAGACTGTCTCTGGACTGATGGTCAGGTTTATGATCACTTGTGTTTTGAAAAGCGTGAACCCAACCAACTCATTTCTTTG GGATCGAGTACAAATAAGCCCGCATGCAATTGCGATTTGTGAAGACACTAATCAGGGCATGTACTGCCAATTGCTTTGTGGACTTCTCCAACGAGAACATGTAGCTCGCCTAGGTGCGCCTTATGCTTCTTCCTTCCTCAAAGTAATAAAGTTTTTGGAAGATCATTGGCCTGAGTTATGCTCTAACATAAGGACTGGCCGTCTCAGCGACTGGATCACAGACGCCCAATGTGTTTCAGGGATCGGTAACTTCCTCACCGCTCCAGATCCGGACCTAGCAAACCTGATCGAACAAGAATGCAGTAAAACCTCATGGGAGGCAATATTGAGTAGAATTTGGCCAAAAGCAAAATGTATAGAAGCCGTCATTACCGGCACCATGGCACAGTACATACCATTGCTGGAATTCTATGGCGGTGGTCTTCCTTTGGTTTCATCATGGTATGGCAGCTCCGAATGTTTCATCGGTATCAATCTCAATCCTCTGTCTAAGCCTAGTGATGTGTCGTACACCATCATTCCAAGTATGGGGTACTTTGAGTTCATTGAGGTCGTGAAAGACCGTCAAGAAGCTGGCCATGTTCCCGCAGACCCTGTGGTGGTCGACCTCGTCGATGTTAAAATTGGCCATGATTATGAACTTCTTGTCACAACGTTTTCTG GTCTGTATAGGTACCGTTTAGGGGATGTTTTACGAGTGACTGGTTTCCACAACAATGCGCCACAATTTTACTTCGTGGGGAGACAGAATGTAGTTCTGAGCATCGACTTGAGCAAGACCTACGAAGAAGACCTTCTCAAGGCAGTGAAAAACGCGAGTCTCCTGCTTGAGCCACATGACCTGATGCTCATGGATTTCACTAGCCGTGTAGATCTATCCTCGTTGCCAGGACACTACGTGCTCTATTGGGAACTTGGTAACAAATTCAAGAACGCCAAGCTCGATCCCAAATCTAATGTCTTGGAGGAATGTTGCTTAACCGTTGAGGAGTCTCTCGACTCTATCTACAGAGAAGGACGAAAAAATGATAAGATCATTGGACCACTTGAGATTAAGGTAGTTAAACCTGGCGCTTTTGATGAGCTCATGAATTTCTTCTTGTCTCGAGGCTCTTCTGTGAGTCAGTACAAGACTCCAAGGTCAGTGACGCATGAAGAAGCCTTGAATATATTGGAGTCGAACGTTGTTTCCGAGTTTCTTAGCCGGAAAACTCCGTCGTGGGAGCTACATGAGCTACATTCCAGCCGTTAA